Proteins encoded in a region of the Desulfovibrio gilichinskyi genome:
- a CDS encoding AAA family ATPase encodes MGKIEVELGSEDKKSGLAGQFIVTKNTFECAKKAYDNKSKELKGKLRDKAVKDGTGIKHNKIYGSANYNTPKLETDIAAVNKDSYIPLSDDEANKYHDLLKEEPKDEIKESAAFKLKYSDIALKAKELVEKKIQASDQVQEWLEDIDLAKWIDSGRKYHEGERDQCAFCGSVHPAEHWEGLWGKLDKHFNQESKELDNEIDEVLLAIENEKRRAPNLLKIRNTFFYTSFADGLNRLLEQFATCSATYCATFDSMKLQLEKRKKDIFTPLIFDNTISIEQDLNAIRDSYEEMRKESDLITSELGKKQSEARIALRLHDVFKFVTDIKYADECITLEELKKAKDKAETNKSIGQTEMNVKRGKINELKAQLKDESKGADRVNYYLNSFFGHQSLSLKAIEDTSEDASSGYRFEITRNNKKAFHLSEGECSLIAFCYFMAKLEDIETKGNHPIIWVDDPISSLDANHIFFVYILINSEIVKSKNYKQLFISTHSLDFLKYLKRISQDYQGKKPNRIKIREFFLIERWGNSSILSPMPGYLKRYVTEFNYLFHKIYNCAVVESVSDSNFQDFYNFGNNARKFLEIYLYYKYPNGVEGDDKLLKFFGDDRLPTLFMDRVNNEYSHLCGVFERGASPVDVPEMITVARQIITKIQEDPDQYSALLQSIGVKDDLF; translated from the coding sequence ATTGGAAAAATTGAGGTTGAACTTGGAAGTGAAGATAAAAAATCAGGATTGGCCGGTCAATTTATTGTCACAAAAAATACTTTTGAATGTGCGAAAAAAGCATATGATAATAAGTCTAAAGAGTTAAAGGGTAAGCTGCGAGATAAGGCCGTCAAAGACGGCACTGGAATTAAACATAATAAAATTTACGGTTCTGCTAATTATAATACGCCAAAGCTGGAAACGGATATTGCTGCAGTAAACAAGGATTCATATATCCCTCTTTCTGATGATGAGGCCAATAAATACCATGATCTTCTTAAAGAAGAACCTAAAGATGAGATCAAAGAATCTGCAGCTTTTAAACTTAAATATTCAGATATCGCTTTAAAGGCCAAGGAATTAGTCGAAAAAAAGATACAGGCATCTGATCAAGTTCAAGAATGGTTAGAGGACATTGATCTCGCAAAATGGATTGATTCGGGACGAAAGTATCATGAAGGCGAAAGAGATCAATGTGCTTTTTGTGGTAGCGTACACCCCGCCGAGCATTGGGAAGGACTTTGGGGTAAATTAGATAAACATTTTAACCAAGAATCAAAAGAGTTGGATAATGAAATTGATGAAGTTCTTTTAGCTATTGAAAACGAAAAAAGGCGAGCTCCCAACCTACTTAAGATCAGGAACACATTTTTTTATACCAGTTTTGCTGATGGGCTGAATAGACTGTTAGAACAATTTGCGACCTGTTCTGCTACTTACTGTGCGACTTTTGATTCTATGAAGCTTCAGCTTGAAAAACGCAAAAAAGATATTTTTACGCCGTTAATATTTGATAATACGATATCAATTGAACAAGATTTGAACGCGATTCGAGATTCCTACGAAGAGATGAGAAAGGAGTCGGATCTTATTACTTCAGAGTTAGGGAAAAAGCAGTCAGAAGCTCGCATCGCTCTCCGCCTTCATGATGTTTTTAAATTCGTTACAGATATAAAATATGCCGATGAGTGTATAACTCTTGAGGAGCTAAAAAAGGCAAAAGATAAGGCGGAGACAAACAAGAGTATCGGTCAAACAGAAATGAATGTTAAGCGGGGAAAAATTAATGAACTTAAAGCTCAATTAAAAGATGAAAGTAAAGGTGCCGATCGAGTAAACTATTATTTAAACAGTTTTTTCGGACACCAATCTCTTTCTCTTAAGGCTATTGAAGATACTTCTGAGGATGCGTCTTCTGGGTATAGATTTGAAATAACGCGTAACAACAAAAAAGCGTTTCACCTGAGCGAGGGGGAATGTAGTCTGATTGCTTTTTGTTATTTTATGGCAAAACTTGAGGATATTGAAACTAAGGGTAACCATCCCATCATCTGGGTGGACGATCCCATCTCCAGTCTGGATGCAAATCACATTTTTTTTGTGTACATTTTGATTAATTCTGAAATTGTTAAGTCCAAAAACTACAAGCAGTTGTTTATATCTACTCATAGTCTTGATTTTTTGAAATATTTAAAAAGAATTTCGCAGGATTATCAAGGAAAGAAACCCAATAGAATAAAAATACGGGAATTCTTCCTGATTGAACGCTGGGGAAATTCTAGTATATTGTCACCAATGCCAGGTTATTTAAAGAGGTATGTCACTGAATTTAATTATCTATTTCATAAAATTTATAACTGTGCAGTTGTTGAATCTGTAAGCGATAGTAATTTTCAAGATTTTTATAACTTTGGGAATAACGCTAGAAAGTTTTTGGAAATTTATCTCTACTATAAATATCCTAACGGAGTAGAAGGAGATGATAAGCTGTTGAAATTTTTTGGAGACGATAGGCTTCCTACTCTTTTTATGGATCGCGTAAATAATGAATATTCACATTTATGTGGGGTTTTTGAACGTGGAGCTTCACCTGTTGACGTTCCAGAAATGATTACCGTAGCTCGGCAGATTATCACAAAAATTCAAGAAGACCCTGATCAGTATTCGGCTTTGCTTCAAAGTATTGGTGTAAAAGATGACTTGTTTTAG
- a CDS encoding Rha family transcriptional regulator yields MNKKSSENRELRVVVELVLKDSQPMVSSIVVAELFGKQHKKVLRDINELEIPDDYRELNFEPTFRDVPGPNGAIRKEPAFNMTRDGFSLLAMGFTGNKAMEWKIKFLDAFNSMESRLKIPQVEAKLKIFKAKPEALKSLEGFVRYWCYLENISWEDGKRLVEAAVRVPDFYEMDVLALESAWSYVILCTTVVPTRFVGVDVCSEKDLSPVNGLLDYWAHCGKSSRIELLGNLCQQMNIDSLVQLPKSYITHAVNLLWKGINSESGKYNAVQKESY; encoded by the coding sequence ATGAATAAAAAGAGTAGTGAAAACAGAGAATTAAGAGTGGTTGTTGAATTGGTTTTGAAAGATAGTCAGCCTATGGTTTCTTCTATTGTAGTGGCTGAACTTTTTGGAAAGCAGCACAAGAAAGTTCTTCGAGATATTAATGAGTTGGAAATCCCAGATGATTATCGTGAGCTCAATTTTGAGCCTACGTTCCGCGATGTTCCTGGACCTAATGGAGCCATACGAAAAGAGCCTGCCTTTAACATGACTCGTGATGGTTTTTCTTTGCTCGCTATGGGCTTCACCGGGAATAAAGCGATGGAGTGGAAAATTAAATTTCTAGATGCCTTTAATTCTATGGAGTCTAGATTGAAAATTCCACAGGTGGAGGCGAAACTTAAAATTTTTAAGGCAAAGCCGGAAGCCTTGAAATCGTTAGAAGGTTTTGTCCGTTACTGGTGTTATCTTGAAAATATAAGTTGGGAGGACGGCAAAAGGCTGGTTGAAGCTGCCGTCAGGGTTCCTGATTTTTATGAAATGGATGTTTTGGCTTTGGAGAGTGCCTGGTCTTACGTCATCCTTTGCACAACAGTCGTACCTACTAGATTTGTTGGCGTTGATGTGTGTTCAGAAAAGGATCTATCTCCCGTTAACGGGCTGCTTGATTACTGGGCTCATTGCGGTAAATCTTCGCGTATTGAACTACTGGGCAATCTTTGCCAGCAGATGAACATCGATTCTTTGGTTCAGCTTCCTAAATCATATATTACTCATGCGGTAAACTTACTTTGGAAGGGTATCAATTCTGAATCCGGGAAGTACAATGCCGTCCAAAAAGAGAGTT